AGACGAGAAGATGATGGCCAAGAAGATGGTAAAGACACCAAAAAGGTGCAGGACAGAACTTTTGGTTACAAGAGCCAGGGTAAACGAAAGGTTCACAACCAGCAAAGCAAAGATTAGAATGAAGAACAGAAATCCAATCATAGGCAATATCGGAAGAAACAGCCCACTCAAAAACTGGAGAATAATGATAGCAATAAATGCCCTTATCAAAACCTCCGGTATCATGGCAAAGATCAGGGCTGAAGCTAGACCCGTGCTGGAGTTCGGCGTAGCCATGATGGACTCATAAAAACTTTCTGTGCGGCGATTTTCAAACAGATCTGAAAACAGGGGAAAATAAGACGATACCAGTACGACTACAAAGACAAGACCGGGCTGAACCCACGCTTCAAAAAGGATTCCCTCAATCACATTCTGCAAGATATTTTTAAGTCCGAAAACAATGGAGAGGTATACAACCACAGGTAGAAGGAGGGTCAGAGACAGCTCGGTCAGCCAGTGATGTACCAGGATCCAGAGTCGCCGACGGAAGAAGAGAGTCGTCAGTTTCATTCGTGAAGTCTCTCTCTTGAAGTCAATATCAGCGTTTCCAACCCGACTTTATCGGCACGGTAGTCCACCAATTCTGATTCAATGGCCATCCTGATTACGTCAAACAATACTTTTCTTTCGCGAGCATAGAAATCGAAGATTTCTCCAATCTTTGAGGGACTCACCAGCGTGGTCAGTTTTATCAGATTATCATACAGCTCATCAGGCAACAGTTCGAAGTGAATCTGGAAATGATGAAGTTCACCGGTATCTGACAACAGTTTGTCCAGCGTACCATCCAGAATCACTTTACCGCGATGCATTATGACTATTCGGTCGTGAATCCTCTCCGCCTCTTCAATATATTGAGTGGTAAATATGATAGTTTTATTCCCCTTCTTGCTCAGAAGATAGTTCCAGACAATATATCTTGATCGAATATCGAGAGACGACGTTGGCTCATCAAGTAGTAGAATCTCAGGATTGTGGATCAATGCCTTGATAAGCATGGCACGCTTCAGAAGTCCTCGCGACAGGCTCTCCGGAAAGTCATCCAGATATTCTGATATTTCAAAGGTATCTGCCAGCTTGCGTACCCGCCTTCTGATGTTATCTTTATCCAGATTATGCAACATGCCTTGAAAAATCAGGTTTTGCCTGATAGTAAGCTGGCAATCGAAATCGGGAGACTGCGGCATGTAACCCACCACAGTGCTGGTCTCGTTCTTGCGCATCCGAACATCAAGCCCGTTTACGAAAACGTTACCGAACTCCGGTTTTGCTATGCCGGCAATAACCTTCAACAGTGTACTCTTTCCAGCATCATTATCTCCCACTATGACGGTCATCGATCCCCGCTCAATCCCGAAAGATAGACCAGAGAGAATGGACCTGCTATTCAGGACCTTACCGATTTTTTTCAATGATACAGATGCTTCCATTTCTTACTTTCGAATTTCTATTTACTATCTGCGATAAGAGGACAAGTTCTAAGTCAGAGAAGTACGCCTCAATCGAAAACAGAAAACATTCAATAGTCAATGCCTAATGCGCTTCAAACCACGATTCGCCTATGCCCCAATCTACGACCACAGGCACATCCAATGCCAGCGCTGCCTCCATCTCCTGAACTACCATCTCCCGCACACGATCCAATTCTTTCTGTGGTACCTCAAACAGTAGTTCATCGTGGATCTGAAGAATCATCCTGCTCTCGAAGTTCTCACTCTTCAATCGTTGATGAATCTTGATCATCGCCAATTTGATCATCTCCGCCGCGGTTCCCTGAATCGGCATATTGATTGTGGCTCTCTCGGCGGCGCTTCTGACCCTCTGATTGGCATCGTCGATATCGTAGCAATAGCGCCGGCGGCCAAGCATGGTCTGAACATACTTCTCCTTACGTGCAAAATCGAGTGTTGCATCAATAAAGTCTCTGATACCGGCATAACGCGCAAAATAGGCCTCAATAACCTTACGCGACTCGTCCAACGGGATGCCCAATTCCTGCGACATCCTGAACGGCCCGGCGCCGTACATGACACCAAAATTCACTACCTTCGCCGTGCGACGCATTTCCTGCAGTACATCCTTTACCTCTACACCGAAGATGTTGCCGGCGGTATGGGCGTGAATATCCTCCCCTTTCGCGAAGGCTTCCTTCAGGGTTTCATCGCCACTCAAATGTGCCATGATACGCAGTTCTATCTGGGAATAATCAGCCGAAAGAATGACCCACCCTTCCTCCTGAGGTCTGAACGCCTTGCGGATTTCACGACCCTCTTCAGCCCGGATGGGGATGTTTTGGAAGTTGGGATTGCTGCTGGCGAGGCGTCCGGTAGCCGCCACTGTCTGACTGAAGGAGGAATGGATGCGGCCGGTGTCAGTATGGATCAGCTTCGGGATGGCATCAACGTAAGTTGACTTGAGCTTCTGGAACTTGCGGTACTCCAGAATCTTCGCTGGCAGAGGGTGATGGCTCTCGAGCGCCCCTAATACATTAACGTTTGTGGAACGGCGGCGGATCTGCGGCAACTTCAGCGTATCAAAAAGGATTACAGCCAGCTGCTGAGGAGAGTTCAGATTGAAGCTGGTACCGGCAACGGCGTATATCTCTCTCGTGAAGGTATCGAGCTTCTTTTCCATCCACACGGACATCTCCTTCATCATGACTTCGTCCACGTAGACGCCGTTATATTCCATCTGCAATAGCACCGGGATCAGCGGCGCTTCAACCTTACTGTAGAATTCAGAAAGATCTGACTCTTCAAGTTTTTCTTTCAGGATGGGAACGAGCTGACGGCAGACGTCTGCATCTTCAGCGGCGTAGAAAGAAACCTTATCCAACTCTACCTGATCCATGGTGAGCTGATTCTTGCCTTTGCCGATGAGATCGGTGATCGGCTGCATGTGGTAGTGCAGGTGCTCCTGGCTCAAGTAGTCAAGCTTGTAGGAACGGGCTTCAGGCTTCAGCAGGTGAGCGGCCAGCATAGTGTCGCACTCCACTCCGTGCACATCAATGCCGTGACGCTTCAGAATAAGCATATCATATTTGACATTCTGACCACACTTGGCCAGCGATGAATCCTCAAACAGCGGTTGCAGCAGTTTCAGCACAGCTTTGAGATCGTCGCCTTTGCCGGCGAAGAGCGGCTTCCTCTTCTCCGGAAACAGAATCGGGACGTACCACCCACAATTATCTCTTACGGAAAAACTGACCCCGACAATCTCCGCCCGCATAGGATCGGTGCTGGTCGATTCTATATCCATAGCGATTAGATCGGCTGATTCTAGAGATGCTATCATCTTTTTCAGGTCGTTCATCGAATTCACGGTTGTATAGTCTTTCGCGATTTCGCTGACCTCAGCAGCGACCCCCTCTCCCCGGAACGCATTCAGCTGTCCCTGGAGGCGGAAAAACTCCAGATCGTGAAAGATTGCCACCATGGCTTCAAAGTCAAAATCTCTGCGTTCAAGATCATCTATTGTCACTTCAAGGGGTACGTCTGTCCTGATGGTCACAAGCTCTTTTGAAAGTCTTGCTACATCCTCTCCATTGATGAGTCCTTCCCTGGCGCGCTTGTTCTGCACCTCATGAGCGTGCTCAAGAACGGAATCGAAACTGCCGTACTGCTGCAGAAGTTTCAAAGCTGTCTTCTCCCCCACGCCCGGAACGCCGGGAACATTATCGGATGAATCGCCCATAAGCCCGAAGAGATCGGTAATCTTTCCGGGTTCTACACCCCATTTGTCCTTCACTCTTTCGCCATCGATAACAGCGGTAGTATCGCTCTGGCGTCCTGGACTATACATGAATACTGAATCATTCACCAGTTGCATAAAGTCTTTATCACCGCTGACAATGTATGCATGCAGGCCGGCTTCTTTCGCCCGAACTGCCAACGCTCCTATAACATCGTCTGCCTCGTAACCACCCACTTCGAGCCGTGGAAGCTTCATCGCTTCAGTAAGTTTCCAGAGATCCGGGAGTTGAGCTCGAAGTTCGTCAGGCATCTTTTCGCGAGTGGCCTTGTATTGCGGATACATTTCATGACGGAAAGTCTTCTCCTTGCCATCAAACACGATGACGATATGATCGGGATCCTCATCCCGAAGTAGTTTGAACATGGAGTTGATGAATCCGAACAAGGCGCTGGTGTGACGGCCATCTGAGGTAATGAGCGGATTGCGGATCATTGCAAAGTGAGCGCGATACACTAAAGCATAGCCGTCTATAAGGAAGAGACGTTTTTTCGACGAAGGATCCACGGCGGAAGTTATGACGGCAGACTTGGTGACTTCAATTGAATTCTCCCTTCTCCCTAACAAACTGAACCTGTCCAAAATGATTGCTTTGTACCGGTGTTTCCTCTGTCGTTCATGCCGGGATAAGTGTGAAATTCTTCGTGAGGGAAAACTGAGTTCGGAAAGAGCAGTCATTGGCTACACGCGAAATGGTGCGTACATTATCTTTCAAGAGGGCACCAAAGGTACTCTTGAGGTTGGAAAGGTAGCTGACTTTGCGGTTCTCTCTCAAAACTTGTTTGAGCTGTCAGATCAGTCTATCAGAGACGTTACAGTTAATCAGACGTTTGTAGTAGAGGACGAGCTTGTTTATGATCAGGCAAGGCCTGATCAGGACTTTGAATAGACCGAAACCTGAAAGGATTGCACTGTTCCAACTGACAGTTCTATTCTTCGGGCTACAGACGTTCATCTCGGGAGATCTAAGAATGAAGAGTCACGAAAAGGCCACCTTCGGCGCCGGATGTTTCTGGTGTGTGGAAGCGATCTACCAACGGATCGATGGCGTGGTGGATATCGAAGTCGGCTATGCCGGCGGGACGGTTCCACACCCGACTTATGAACAGGTGTGTACAGGAACAACCGGTCACGCCGAAACTGCCCAAATCACGTTTGACGCCCGCAAGGTTACGTATGAAGAAATCCTCGAAGTCTTCTGGCGGGCTCACGATCCGACAACCCTCAACCGGCAAGGTAACGACATCGGAACGCAGTACAGGTCAGCTATATTCTACCACGACTCCGAACAGAAGGTGAAAGCTGAGAAATCAAAAGCTGAACAGTCAAAATCGGGCAAGTACGGTGACAAGATCGTGACAAAGATTGTGTCACTCACGGAATTCTATGAGGCTGAGAACTATCATCAGGACTATTTTGAGAACAATCCGGAGGCATCTTACTGTCGTCTCGCAATCGAACCAAAGCTGAAGAAACTGAAACTCAAATGAACTCCCGCAAATCTCCGGGAATAACCTCTCTGAGCTGGGGCCAGATGGAAGTGGCACACCATGGTGTTTTCAAGGATATCAAGGCATATCCCGGAGGTGTGCGTGCGTGGGACTGGAACGAGACCGGAACGCGCCATTCACCGGGGATTCAGCCCGCCGATGTGGAAGAACTCGTTAACAACAGCGCCGAAGTGATCGTCCTCTCCAGAGGGATGCTCAAGCGCCTGAAGGTCTGTCCCGAAACGCTGACCATGCTGGAAGAAAAAGGGATAACCTGCCACGTCCTCCCCACTGAGGAAGCAGTCGACCTGTACAACGATCTTTCTGCGGAAAAGCGGGTGGGCGGCCTGTTCCACTCAACCTGCTGAGACAGCCTCCCCCACAGAGTGGCCCCGCTCTGATCTCTGGCATCGGAACCAAATTCGATACCGCCGAGAATCTTCTACAGTGAGTAGCTGACTGTCAGACTGTAGCTACGGGTCGCCCCGGGCCAGTAGTAGGCCCAGTAGCCGTCCCACTCGTAACCGTAACCAAATGTAGCGTAGAGAACATCGAAGACGTTGTTGATCTTTGCCGAAAGTTCGGCATCTCCAAACCGGTACCTGGCACCAGCATTCACCAGCGTGAAAGGATCGATGACTCCCTGCCGCGTATTCTCGTTATCAATGTACTGCTTCCCCACATAACGCACATCCGAAAACAGTATCAGATTCTCTAACGGCTGGAGCAGGACCGATGCGTTTAACAGCCGGTCCGGGACGTTGGGAAGCAAATTTCCATCATAGTCACCTGAGTTAAGTGTATTTTGAGCCACAGTGCCATTCAAGCTCAAGGTAAGGTGTGAACTAATCCGATAAGCGGCCTCAAATTCAACTCCCTGATGAACGGTTCCGTCGGCGGCGTAGTAGTCGTACTCGCCTTCCTGCTCAACGTCGATGTTCTTCAGCTGCTCATTGGCGTAGGTGATGCGGTACAGATTGACCGTCCCGGACAGCGCGCCCGCGGAAAGATTTGCTCCGAGTTCAATGTCATCGACACCTTCCGCCGCCGCCATGACAGGATTGCTCCAGACGTCGTCGGCCTCAATGATCTGGCTGTCGGCCGGCTCCTTCTGCGATTTTCCGTAGTTACCGAAAACGGCAAGCTGATCCGTTACCGCGAATACAAAGCCGGCCCGGGGATTGATAAAACCCCAGTCCGCCGAAAGCTGGTGCCCAGCGGCGTGGCCGATCATCTTCTGATCGAGCTCCCACTGGTGGCCCTGAAGCTGAATATCTGCTATCAGCTTAAGTCGATCATTCATGGAATAGACGATATGGGCAAAGGCACTAAAGGACCGTTTCGTGCCGATATACTGGTAATATTTATACCACTCTTCTCCAAATCTAGTCACAAGGACCGCATTCGAGAAATTAGTGACTTCTCCGAAATGATCGCCTGAGTAAAATCGGATCTCGCTGCCCAGATCAAACCGAAGTGGACCGGTCATCCACGTTACAGTCGGCACGATGCCGTAGTACCGATTCACGATCCATTTCCTTCTCAGGAGGTCTGTCTCCATCCCCAGCTCCTCCACGTCCGAATAGTGATCATCCACGTCGAGGTTATACGAGTAGAAGTCGCGGCCGCTTTTAAATACCTCATAGTAGCCGGAACCGAGTACCAGATAGCCTACATTATGGAAATACATCCCCGGCTTGATCTGGTAGCTCGTGTTGAGGGAGTAGATTTGCTGCAAAAAGTCGTCCGTGTACGACTTGTATCCTGCCCGGCGCAGTGTGCGGTCGCTGATATCCGCCGCGGCAATACCGTCCCAGTTCAGGTCGGTATTCTCGTAGCCTATATTGGCGCGAAACTGATTAGTTATTTTCTCGCCGCGATGCTCAAGCCCCACGAACACGGAACGCTGCAAACTTTCGTGGTATTCCCGGTAGCCGTCAGACTCAATTTGACTAACACGGGCGGTCAAGCTGAGGTTGTTACCCAGCATTCTCCCGGAATTTACTTTGGCTCGGTACTTGATTGTGTTGAAAGAACCTCCCGTCACCGACGCACTCAACTCTTTCTGGTCGGAAGCGATCTGTGTCAGAACGTTGATGGAGCCGCCAAAGGCAGCTGAACCGTAAAGCGAGTTACCAATCCCCCGCTGAATCTGGACATCTTTGGCGTCAGACAGGATATCCCCATGGTCCACCCAGTAGACCTGATGACTCTCATTGTCGTTGAGCGGCACATTATCGAGCATTACTGAGATACGGCTCTGATCGAACCCTCGGATGGATACGTAGGAATAGCCGGTACCGTTGCCGCTCTCGCTGTAGGCGTAGACCCCCGGCTCTCTGGCCAGAGTCATGGGGACGTCTTCAACTGTGTAGCGCTGACTGATCTCCTCCGGAGTTAACGTGGAAAATGCTACGGGGGTAACTCCCGCCACCGCCCGGTTGGCCAGCACTACTATCTCTTCCCCCCTTAGAACGGTGCGTACCAGTTCCACTGTGATCTGCTTTCCAGAAGGAGTAACTGTAGCCGGTTCATAGCCGATGAAGGAGATGGTGACCACCTCCCCTTTCGGTATCTCTATCGTAAAGGAGCCTTCATTATCGGTGGTCGTGCCTATCTCTCCACTGATCACATTTGCCCCGGCAATAGGTCTGCCGATTTCGGTATCAACTACCTGTCCCGAAAAAGTGATGGTATTTTGTGCAGTGACACTAAATATCAGAATCAGGAAAATAAAAATCCCCTTCAGTCTGAAGAGGAAATCGCTTGATTGTTTCATTTCATGCCTCCCTTCGCTGGCATTATCCAGATCAGGTTCCAAGGGTTTGTTCTCAGCCTTCCCTCTGGCTCCAGGAAAGCACCCCTGTAATCAGGAACAATCTACCCCCTTTCTTCCATTTGATCAACCTATACGTCAATTTGGAGTTACAATTCAGTTATGATAGGGAAATAGTGGCACAAGTG
The Candidatus Neomarinimicrobiota bacterium genome window above contains:
- a CDS encoding amidohydrolase family protein; this encodes MTADLVTSIEFSLLPNKLNLSKMIALYRCFLCRSCRDKCEILREGKLSSERAVIGYTRNGAYIIFQEGTKGTLEVGKVADFAVLSQNLFELSDQSIRDVTVNQTFVVEDELVYDQARPDQDFE
- the polA gene encoding DNA polymerase I, whose amino-acid sequence is MDPSSKKRLFLIDGYALVYRAHFAMIRNPLITSDGRHTSALFGFINSMFKLLRDEDPDHIVIVFDGKEKTFRHEMYPQYKATREKMPDELRAQLPDLWKLTEAMKLPRLEVGGYEADDVIGALAVRAKEAGLHAYIVSGDKDFMQLVNDSVFMYSPGRQSDTTAVIDGERVKDKWGVEPGKITDLFGLMGDSSDNVPGVPGVGEKTALKLLQQYGSFDSVLEHAHEVQNKRAREGLINGEDVARLSKELVTIRTDVPLEVTIDDLERRDFDFEAMVAIFHDLEFFRLQGQLNAFRGEGVAAEVSEIAKDYTTVNSMNDLKKMIASLESADLIAMDIESTSTDPMRAEIVGVSFSVRDNCGWYVPILFPEKRKPLFAGKGDDLKAVLKLLQPLFEDSSLAKCGQNVKYDMLILKRHGIDVHGVECDTMLAAHLLKPEARSYKLDYLSQEHLHYHMQPITDLIGKGKNQLTMDQVELDKVSFYAAEDADVCRQLVPILKEKLEESDLSEFYSKVEAPLIPVLLQMEYNGVYVDEVMMKEMSVWMEKKLDTFTREIYAVAGTSFNLNSPQQLAVILFDTLKLPQIRRRSTNVNVLGALESHHPLPAKILEYRKFQKLKSTYVDAIPKLIHTDTGRIHSSFSQTVAATGRLASSNPNFQNIPIRAEEGREIRKAFRPQEEGWVILSADYSQIELRIMAHLSGDETLKEAFAKGEDIHAHTAGNIFGVEVKDVLQEMRRTAKVVNFGVMYGAGPFRMSQELGIPLDESRKVIEAYFARYAGIRDFIDATLDFARKEKYVQTMLGRRRYCYDIDDANQRVRSAAERATINMPIQGTAAEMIKLAMIKIHQRLKSENFESRMILQIHDELLFEVPQKELDRVREMVVQEMEAALALDVPVVVDWGIGESWFEAH
- the msrA gene encoding peptide-methionine (S)-S-oxide reductase MsrA, with protein sequence MNRPKPERIALFQLTVLFFGLQTFISGDLRMKSHEKATFGAGCFWCVEAIYQRIDGVVDIEVGYAGGTVPHPTYEQVCTGTTGHAETAQITFDARKVTYEEILEVFWRAHDPTTLNRQGNDIGTQYRSAIFYHDSEQKVKAEKSKAEQSKSGKYGDKIVTKIVSLTEFYEAENYHQDYFENNPEASYCRLAIEPKLKKLKLK
- a CDS encoding ABC transporter ATP-binding protein codes for the protein MKKIGKVLNSRSILSGLSFGIERGSMTVIVGDNDAGKSTLLKVIAGIAKPEFGNVFVNGLDVRMRKNETSTVVGYMPQSPDFDCQLTIRQNLIFQGMLHNLDKDNIRRRVRKLADTFEISEYLDDFPESLSRGLLKRAMLIKALIHNPEILLLDEPTSSLDIRSRYIVWNYLLSKKGNKTIIFTTQYIEEAERIHDRIVIMHRGKVILDGTLDKLLSDTGELHHFQIHFELLPDELYDNLIKLTTLVSPSKIGEIFDFYARERKVLFDVIRMAIESELVDYRADKVGLETLILTSRERLHE
- a CDS encoding Mth938-like domain-containing protein, whose protein sequence is MNSRKSPGITSLSWGQMEVAHHGVFKDIKAYPGGVRAWDWNETGTRHSPGIQPADVEELVNNSAEVIVLSRGMLKRLKVCPETLTMLEEKGITCHVLPTEEAVDLYNDLSAEKRVGGLFHSTC
- a CDS encoding TonB-dependent receptor — its product is MKQSSDFLFRLKGIFIFLILIFSVTAQNTITFSGQVVDTEIGRPIAGANVISGEIGTTTDNEGSFTIEIPKGEVVTISFIGYEPATVTPSGKQITVELVRTVLRGEEIVVLANRAVAGVTPVAFSTLTPEEISQRYTVEDVPMTLAREPGVYAYSESGNGTGYSYVSIRGFDQSRISVMLDNVPLNDNESHQVYWVDHGDILSDAKDVQIQRGIGNSLYGSAAFGGSINVLTQIASDQKELSASVTGGSFNTIKYRAKVNSGRMLGNNLSLTARVSQIESDGYREYHESLQRSVFVGLEHRGEKITNQFRANIGYENTDLNWDGIAAADISDRTLRRAGYKSYTDDFLQQIYSLNTSYQIKPGMYFHNVGYLVLGSGYYEVFKSGRDFYSYNLDVDDHYSDVEELGMETDLLRRKWIVNRYYGIVPTVTWMTGPLRFDLGSEIRFYSGDHFGEVTNFSNAVLVTRFGEEWYKYYQYIGTKRSFSAFAHIVYSMNDRLKLIADIQLQGHQWELDQKMIGHAAGHQLSADWGFINPRAGFVFAVTDQLAVFGNYGKSQKEPADSQIIEADDVWSNPVMAAAEGVDDIELGANLSAGALSGTVNLYRITYANEQLKNIDVEQEGEYDYYAADGTVHQGVEFEAAYRISSHLTLSLNGTVAQNTLNSGDYDGNLLPNVPDRLLNASVLLQPLENLILFSDVRYVGKQYIDNENTRQGVIDPFTLVNAGARYRFGDAELSAKINNVFDVLYATFGYGYEWDGYWAYYWPGATRSYSLTVSYSL